The genomic stretch tacttaatgaatttcctcataattgaattatttagggttattatttaatgtttgaatttgaaattcaaattcaacattggtttaaattcaaccatgtcacttttcaagaattcaatcatgcaactctcccctctcttcttaaaaccctaaactaatgaagtgagatgcaagtttgtcgcactctcgaaaccctaaccctgtaaagtgtcgagagagaaacttgtccccattcgatgcagtttttgtttaaaagcgcgaaatttccccagaatttactatgcaatgcacatccctttctaaaatctacccctcgatcgtctctaaaactGGGACATTACATCTATAGAGGAGAATAAActtgaggcggctagggttgtggCGGCGGCTGCGCGGAACCAATCTATGAAGGAGGATGAACTTGCCAAATTAGTTTGTTATAAACGTGGGGAAAAAATTCCTTAACCAGAAAATTGGCAGCTAACTCTTGCCAAGTACGCTTTGAGTCGTAAAATCCGCTGCTCGCATTCTTGTTTCGCGTCAGATTGGATATGCTGGGTTTAGCCGTCCTCCGGTTGGCGCTCCCCCCTCctcgcgcctccgcctccgcctccttctgtaccgccgccgccgccgttaccgccgccgccgccggaaacaTCTCTGTAAGCCCTGTTCCTCATCTCTTACGCGCACTCTTCCCTCATGGCCCCATCCGCATCTCACATGGATTGGCTTCTTGGTCTCTCTCGTGAGGTGACAGCTCGTGGATGGCAGCCTTCGTGCTGTGCTGCGCCCGGAGGTGGACGAGGCCGATACGGTCGCGGCGGAGAGTGCGCACAGGTGGCGGATGGTGATCTCCTACGACGGTACCAAGTACAAAGGTTTTTCTCTGCCCCCCTTCTCTGCACTTGGATTCTTTAGATTGGTGGAATTTGTGCATTTGGGCGTTATAAGATCCTTAGGTGTGATGAATGGTTGGGGCGCTCCGCTGAGGACGTTGGTTGCGTTGAATAGAGAAGATAAAGCATTAGGGTCACTGTTAATGTCAGTGCTGAATTTCAGCAAAAGGTCTTGGTGAAGGGAGTTTTGTACTTTTGCTATTATCGGGGTGAACAAATGTGAACGAAATGATGGAGCCACTATGCGGCATTTCTTCTTATCGGGAAAATTTTATAATTTTGTTGGTATTCGGGCTTACAATTGAACTGTGTGGTTCAAGGCACTATACACTGCATAGTTGTTACCCTTTTAGAATGCTGTGACCACCGGTATTTATTAGCTTATAAGCATCAGTAAGCTCTTTCCTTCCAGCATTGTGTGATGGATTGGAGATTGCTACCGAGAATACCTTATTGTCAGATCGAACATATTTCTTTTGCATTTTCTTGAACCTCGTCTGCCATATTCTGTTGCAGAATAAAGTACAAAGTGTTAACACTGTCATTTCTTGATCATACACAGTCGTGGGTTCTTCAATTTTCGTCTGGCAATTCTATCCTTTTTCGGAGTGATAATTGGACACCGGAGATTCTCTTTAACAAATTTCCCAGGCTCCACTCCTTTGCAATTGATAAACTTGCCTCAGTCAAAGATATTCTTCTGCTAGCGGATTCCATTGATGTGTTTCGCTTTCCTTTATCAACCCAAGCTTTTGATGAATTTCATGAGTTCAGGCACTagttcttcaatctcaagctgtcCTCAATTTGAATGAGCATGATGTTTGGACACATAGCTGGGGGCCTTTCTTTCTGCTTATAAAGTTTAAACCTACAATTTAAGCACTTTGAAGCCCCTACCTTCTCTAGGTGGATTTGGAAATCCAAATACACTGCCAATATTAAGGCCTTCTTCTGGCTCCTTGTCACGTAGAGGGCAATACGCCGAACCCCTGGACCTCCGTAGCGCGACTCAAGCCGCGGAGGGGTTGTCGCACAACAGAGGCAGAGGAAGAGGTAACGTGGGTCAGGGAGATAATAGATCtgattctttattgatttctcgtAGGGGTCTAGAGGTAGGCATAAATAGCCCACGTACATTACTTAAGGCCTAAGGCCAGAATCCAAACAAACTTGGGAAGGACTAAATAACTTGGAAACTAACTCTAGAGATATGATCCTCTTAAATTAAAAGGATACAGATTGATTTACTACGATTTGCAGTAACAACTAAAGCCTTCGGGTGACACTCCTGGACAATGAAACCATTCCGGTCTTTGGTTTGAAGATAGCCATCTTCACATAGTCTGCAGAATCCATCATTATTGGTCCTGAATCTTTTCCTTTGGAGAAGATCCTTCATGTGTACTCGATCAATGTTAGACTAGATGCAAGATCTTTTAGCAAGCGCTGCTGGCTTTCGATCAATGCTAGACTAGATTGCTAGTTAAGATCTTGCCAGCATGCTCGCCATTGCTAAATCATCTTTTGGCAAACCCTTTTTCTTTGAGGTCATTGCTACTTCTACTTAGACCATTTGGAAGCAGAGGAATGCATTTTTAACAATGTAAACCCTAGCTTTAGTTCCTGGTTTTTTCCCCTTTAAACGAGAGATTTTCCTTCTTTCTTAGAGAACGAAGGAGAACCTTAGGCTAGCCCTCACTGCCTGTTAGAAATTCCCCAAGTGTAAGTTTTTtgatttattataaattttgtactgtctGGGCCTCCCCTACAGTTTTCAGCTCAGTTTTTTTGCCACTCCTCTGTAGAGCTAATTGATGTATCACTACTTGTGAGCCATTTTATTTTGGATTAGTACTAGATGGAGGAAAAAGCTGCACTGTATTACATCTATTGAATTAATTTGCTAAATACAACATTGATCACCTATATTGTAATTCTACTTCCTTGACATGTGACACGAACATCCCTAAGATGTGAACATAACTTCAGgattttgtaataataaatgatttTCTGATTACTATCATCTCTTAGGTTGGCAGTATCAACCATCACCTCCAACCATACAATTCTTTTTAGAGAAAGCACTAATACACATAACAAAGCTGGACCGGAAGGAGCTTTGTTTGGTTGGTGCAGGAAGGACAGATGCAGGTGTTCATGCACGGGGTCAGGTTTAATTATCTTATTATACAACTGTAAACAAGCCTCAAGTTGATATATATCATCCTACTTGTATATCCTGCAATGTTGATAAGTTTAAATTCCGCGCTAACATGTTGCGTGCTGTTTTTCAGGTGGCACATTTCACCACGCCTTTTGCCTACCATTGTCTCGATAGCTTTCATTCTGCAATCAATGGGCTTCTACCTCCTGATATTCGAGTTAGGGAAATTAGTGAAGCAAGTCCGGAATTCCATGCTCGCACATCCTCAAAGAGCAAAATATATCACTACAAGATCTATAATGGAGCAGTTATGGACCCCTTCCATAATAATTACGCCTACCATAGTGCACATAAACTTAATCCAGATGCTATGCGGGAGGCTGCAAAGCATTTTGTTGGAGTACATGACTTCACATCTTTTGCCAATGCAGTACACAACGATCGTGTCCGCAGTCCCATAAAGCAGATATCACGCTTTGATGTTACTGAAATGGTGACTGATGACCCTATCACTTAGTTTAACTTTCTGTGACCCTTACAAGTTCAGTGTTGCGTTTGGGATGTTGTGTTGTGTTTCCTGACATTTTCTGGTTGCTGAACAGGATGCTATCATACAGCTCGAGGTTGAAGGCACTGGGTTTTTGTACAGACAAGTGAGGAACATGGTATTTTTTAATCTCTTGTTTAAAAGTGTGTCTGAAATTAGTTTTATAACGTGTTACATCATCTGAATGCAATCGAATAGTAGCGTTTTTTGACCCTGGGACGTGGTGCATGCAAGGACAGATTGGTACTTCCTTGTTTTCCTTCATTGATTCATGTCTTACCCGCCTATCCCTTATACAGACCTGGCAGGGT from Lolium rigidum isolate FL_2022 chromosome 4, APGP_CSIRO_Lrig_0.1, whole genome shotgun sequence encodes the following:
- the LOC124708173 gene encoding tRNA pseudouridine synthase A 1-like isoform X2; its protein translation is MQVFMHGVAHFTTPFAYHCLDSFHSAINGLLPPDIRVREISEASPEFHARTSSKSKIYHYKIYNGAVMDPFHNNYAYHSAHKLNPDAMREAAKHFVGVHDFTSFANAVHNDRVRSPIKQISRFDVTEMDAIIQLEVEGTGFLYRQVRNMAALLIQVGKEGLPPGIVPKIIAAKDRKELAKVAFLAPPHGLYLMSVNYDKEILKPPEGSPPISFGRNHQISRCKLLFY
- the LOC124708173 gene encoding tRNA pseudouridine synthase A 1-like isoform X1; the encoded protein is MVISYDGTKYKGWQYQPSPPTIQFFLEKALIHITKLDRKELCLVGAGRTDAGVHARGQVAHFTTPFAYHCLDSFHSAINGLLPPDIRVREISEASPEFHARTSSKSKIYHYKIYNGAVMDPFHNNYAYHSAHKLNPDAMREAAKHFVGVHDFTSFANAVHNDRVRSPIKQISRFDVTEMDAIIQLEVEGTGFLYRQVRNMAALLIQVGKEGLPPGIVPKIIAAKDRKELAKVAFLAPPHGLYLMSVNYDKEILKPPEGSPPISFGRNHQISRCKLLFY